In Croceicoccus sp. Ery15, a genomic segment contains:
- a CDS encoding VOC family protein produces the protein MAHKRAGALGVHSIDHFGLQVPDLAVAKDFYTAFGLDVRETDAGLELYTFGHDQCWARIVEGPVKQLRYISFGVYEEDEAPLLARLDENGVKRIEAPAKAPNCGTWILGFDDMPIQLAVAEKCSPDAKTQFQTISSAAGESGAIFNSKAPKTKPRNLSHFAIFTTDVMAATQWYEENLGLRLSDGSGPVVAFLHGPHGSDHHLLALVGSTHRGMHHSSWDVGSFQEVGLGSAQMMRAGYKEGWGVGRHVLGGNYFYYARDPWGSYAEFSADIDFIPADCEWPAAQHSPDDSFYLWGPDVPPELVLNLEPGAPE, from the coding sequence ATGGCACATAAACGTGCAGGCGCGCTTGGCGTGCATTCGATCGACCATTTCGGCCTCCAGGTGCCCGATCTGGCTGTGGCAAAGGACTTCTACACCGCATTCGGGCTTGACGTGCGCGAGACCGATGCCGGGTTGGAACTCTATACCTTTGGCCACGACCAGTGCTGGGCGCGGATCGTGGAAGGTCCAGTGAAGCAGCTGCGCTACATCAGCTTCGGGGTGTACGAAGAAGACGAAGCGCCGCTGCTCGCCCGGTTGGATGAGAACGGCGTGAAGCGCATCGAAGCGCCCGCAAAGGCGCCTAACTGCGGTACTTGGATCCTTGGCTTCGACGACATGCCGATTCAACTCGCGGTCGCCGAAAAATGTTCGCCCGATGCCAAGACGCAGTTTCAGACGATTTCGTCTGCCGCTGGCGAGTCGGGTGCCATCTTCAATTCCAAAGCGCCCAAGACCAAGCCGCGCAATCTCTCCCATTTTGCGATCTTCACCACCGACGTGATGGCGGCGACCCAATGGTACGAGGAAAATCTCGGCCTGCGCCTGTCCGACGGCAGCGGCCCGGTTGTCGCGTTCCTGCACGGCCCGCATGGCAGCGATCATCACCTGCTTGCGCTGGTCGGATCAACGCATCGCGGCATGCACCACAGCAGCTGGGATGTCGGTTCGTTCCAGGAAGTGGGCCTTGGATCGGCGCAGATGATGCGCGCCGGTTACAAGGAAGGCTGGGGTGTGGGCCGCCACGTTCTTGGCGGCAATTACTTCTATTACGCCCGCGACCCGTGGGGCAGCTATGCCGAATTTTCGGCCGATATCGATTTCATCCCGGCAGACTGCGAATGGCCTGCGGCCCAGCACTCGCCGGATGACAGCTTTTACCTGTGGGGCCCTGACGTGCCCCCCGAACTCGTCCTCAACCTTGAACCCGGAGCGCCCGAATAA
- a CDS encoding class I adenylate-forming enzyme family protein, whose product MREVSQKMEEACVSANGEDASSIRVSVSPLADMLLKSWDAHPDKEALVFPSGRRSYDDVVQSVLHRARGLLGLGIKQGDHVGILLPSGIDFVETLFAVSMVGGVSVLMNARYRAPEIAYVVENAELCAVITNSEADDFVDFTTRLTEAFPEIGQCADPMALDIAQAPRLRRLILNGGKQAAGFIDQSAFDAAAATVEEEAVHEARLSVRLRDTCMVLYTSGTSANPKGCLLSNEAICREASNLARNRWAFQDDERVWSPMPLFHIAAMLAMLGAIEVGGTFIGQPHFDPGESLRQIEAEKATMIFLPFVTFHQSMIAHPDWDRTDMGSVRLMNSCFSQMPKAIGDAYREKMPNALQVGTFGMSEASGIVSTGGYDMDPELGFETLGYPLKGISVRIVDTETGKDLPSGERGEVLIKGYNMLDGYHRDPVKTAEAIDADGWYHSGDIGSLDCNRHMRFHGRFKDMLKVGGENVAAAEVETVLESHEAVELSQVIGIPDQRLAEVPAAFVKLANGFRPSEAELIAFAKERIASFKVPRHIRYVDEWPMSASKIQKFKLRQRLMEELGISE is encoded by the coding sequence ATGCGCGAAGTAAGCCAGAAAATGGAGGAGGCCTGCGTGTCCGCTAACGGCGAAGATGCGTCCAGTATTCGGGTCAGTGTAAGTCCGCTTGCCGACATGTTGCTAAAGTCATGGGACGCACATCCCGACAAGGAAGCGCTCGTCTTCCCGTCGGGACGGCGCAGCTATGACGATGTCGTGCAATCGGTACTGCATCGGGCCCGCGGGCTGCTTGGCCTTGGCATCAAGCAGGGCGACCATGTCGGCATCCTGCTGCCATCCGGTATAGACTTCGTAGAAACCCTGTTCGCCGTCTCCATGGTGGGCGGCGTATCGGTCCTCATGAATGCTCGCTATCGCGCTCCCGAAATCGCCTATGTCGTCGAGAATGCCGAACTGTGCGCTGTCATAACGAATAGCGAGGCCGATGATTTCGTCGATTTCACGACCCGCCTGACAGAGGCTTTTCCGGAAATTGGCCAATGTGCCGACCCCATGGCGCTCGACATTGCGCAGGCCCCGCGATTGCGCCGCCTTATCCTGAACGGAGGGAAGCAGGCAGCAGGCTTTATCGACCAGTCCGCCTTCGATGCCGCAGCAGCCACCGTTGAGGAGGAAGCCGTTCACGAAGCACGGCTTTCGGTCCGGCTGCGCGATACATGCATGGTCCTTTATACCTCAGGGACCTCCGCAAACCCGAAGGGCTGCCTGCTATCGAATGAAGCGATCTGCCGCGAAGCCAGCAATCTTGCGCGTAACCGGTGGGCTTTTCAGGATGACGAGCGTGTCTGGTCGCCCATGCCCCTGTTCCATATCGCGGCCATGCTGGCGATGCTGGGCGCGATAGAGGTGGGCGGCACATTCATCGGCCAGCCCCATTTCGATCCGGGCGAAAGCCTGCGCCAGATCGAGGCTGAAAAGGCGACGATGATCTTCCTGCCGTTCGTCACATTTCACCAGTCGATGATCGCACATCCCGATTGGGACAGGACCGACATGGGCAGCGTGCGCCTGATGAACAGCTGTTTCAGCCAGATGCCCAAGGCGATCGGCGATGCCTATCGCGAAAAAATGCCGAATGCGCTTCAGGTCGGCACGTTCGGCATGTCAGAGGCCAGCGGGATTGTCAGCACAGGCGGCTATGACATGGATCCCGAACTGGGCTTTGAGACTTTGGGCTATCCACTCAAGGGGATTTCCGTTCGCATCGTCGACACCGAAACCGGCAAGGATCTGCCCTCGGGAGAGCGGGGCGAAGTCCTTATCAAGGGCTACAACATGCTTGACGGCTATCACCGCGATCCGGTCAAGACGGCCGAGGCCATTGATGCCGATGGCTGGTATCACAGCGGGGATATCGGTTCGCTCGACTGCAACCGCCACATGCGTTTCCATGGCCGGTTCAAGGACATGCTGAAGGTGGGCGGGGAAAACGTCGCAGCCGCCGAAGTCGAGACCGTTCTGGAATCGCACGAGGCTGTGGAACTTTCGCAGGTCATCGGCATCCCCGACCAGAGACTGGCCGAGGTGCCTGCCGCCTTCGTCAAGCTGGCGAACGGTTTCCGGCCAAGCGAAGCCGAGCTGATCGCCTTTGCCAAGGAAAGGATCGCATCCTTCAAGGTTCCCCGCCACATCCGCTATGTAGACGAATGGCCCATGTCGGCATCCAAGATCCAGAAGTTCAAGCTGCGGCAGAGGCTGATGGAAGAACTCGGGATCAGCGAATGA
- a CDS encoding SDR family oxidoreductase, whose amino-acid sequence MTGLFDLSGKVALVTGGAQGLGRMIAEGLLKAGATVAITSRKEDVCNAAAMEMSSLGNCIPLPCDLSSPEAAVDLAARLRTACGDKLHILVNNAGKTWGGPIDDYPDQAWPGVMMVNVQAPFTLVRELLGALEAAGTPDDPARVINIGSIAGLKTARLSAYSYSASKAAIHMLSRDLAGDLAARNINVNALVPGFFPTKMTAHLRDDDEVDPAVLSQIPMARLGRPDEIAGSVVFLASRAGAYITGVALPVDGGVAGCG is encoded by the coding sequence ATGACCGGGCTTTTCGATCTGAGCGGAAAAGTCGCGTTGGTCACCGGCGGCGCGCAAGGCCTTGGACGCATGATTGCCGAGGGTCTGCTGAAGGCAGGCGCCACGGTCGCGATCACGTCGCGGAAGGAAGACGTCTGCAACGCGGCAGCAATGGAAATGTCGTCGCTCGGGAACTGCATCCCCCTGCCCTGCGATCTTTCCAGCCCCGAAGCTGCGGTAGACCTTGCCGCGCGGCTGCGCACCGCTTGCGGCGACAAGCTCCACATTCTTGTCAATAATGCCGGCAAGACGTGGGGCGGCCCGATCGACGATTATCCCGACCAGGCATGGCCGGGCGTGATGATGGTCAATGTGCAGGCGCCCTTTACGCTGGTCCGCGAATTGCTTGGTGCGCTGGAAGCCGCCGGGACTCCCGACGATCCGGCAAGGGTAATAAACATAGGCTCCATCGCGGGGCTGAAGACGGCACGCCTCAGCGCCTATTCCTATTCGGCCAGCAAGGCGGCCATTCATATGTTGAGCCGCGATCTGGCCGGCGATCTGGCGGCCCGCAATATCAACGTCAATGCGCTGGTGCCCGGCTTCTTCCCCACGAAAATGACGGCACATCTGCGCGACGATGACGAAGTGGACCCTGCGGTGTTGTCGCAAATTCCGATGGCCCGACTGGGACGGCCGGACGAGATTGCCGGATCGGTCGTGTTCCTGGCGTCGCGTGCGGGCGCCTATATCACCGGTGTCGCCCTGCCTGTCGACGGCGGCGTCGCCGGTTGCGGTTAG
- a CDS encoding SDR family NAD(P)-dependent oxidoreductase translates to MQVVITGAASGIGKAVAELLARQDEAHQMLLTDRDGDGVKAVAATIGPAARAFASDLSSPDCGKDIIAAAAAFMGGIDGVVSNAGIISGAPLVDQTIEQFDRVFAINTRATWLLGQAAYPYLARSRGAFVATASMSATQPTPGLGFYSSSKAALLMLMRQCALEWGPDGIRCNTVSPGPTYTPMTQAGYDDPQRRAQRESMIPLGKLGMADDVANAIIFLLGPQASHISGIDILVDGGMSNNLMPATGGGTGQRASN, encoded by the coding sequence ATGCAAGTCGTGATTACTGGGGCAGCCAGCGGCATTGGCAAGGCCGTTGCGGAACTGCTGGCGAGGCAGGATGAAGCGCACCAGATGCTGCTGACCGACAGGGACGGCGACGGCGTCAAGGCCGTGGCCGCCACCATTGGACCTGCGGCACGCGCTTTTGCCTCCGATCTCTCTTCTCCCGACTGTGGAAAGGACATCATCGCCGCTGCCGCCGCTTTCATGGGCGGAATCGACGGGGTCGTCAGCAATGCGGGCATTATCTCCGGCGCGCCGCTGGTCGATCAGACGATCGAGCAGTTCGATCGCGTGTTCGCGATCAACACGCGCGCCACATGGCTGCTGGGCCAGGCGGCTTATCCCTATCTCGCCCGTTCCCGCGGGGCCTTTGTCGCCACCGCCTCCATGTCGGCGACGCAGCCGACCCCGGGACTCGGCTTTTATTCGTCGAGCAAGGCGGCGCTGCTGATGCTGATGCGGCAATGCGCGCTTGAATGGGGGCCGGATGGCATTCGCTGCAACACCGTTTCGCCGGGTCCTACCTACACGCCGATGACGCAGGCCGGTTATGACGACCCGCAGCGCAGGGCCCAGCGCGAATCGATGATCCCGCTTGGCAAGCTGGGGATGGCCGACGACGTGGCGAATGCGATCATCTTCCTGCTGGGACCGCAAGCCAGTCACATCTCCGGCATCGATATTCTGGTCGATGGCGGAATGAGCAATAACCTTATGCCTGCCACGGGTGGCGGAACCGGCCAGAGAGCCAGCAACTAA
- a CDS encoding fumarylacetoacetate hydrolase family protein — MRIARVTKGGQIGLAASINGEIRVVWDSGLADLDAKIFEGALASAGKVAAGGEVVDEASLTFLPPVTRPSKIVCMGLNYRDHAEESGFDIPDFPVLFSRFPSSLIGHGAPIILPKISSQLDWEAELAVVLAKGGKNISEANALDHVAGYSVFNDASLRDYQLRTPQWTAGKNFDDTGAFGPWLVTPDEVPAGASGLKIECRLNGNVMQSSNTGNLIFTVASTIELLSTFMTLEAGDVLVMGTPGGVGVARNPKVWMKDGDICEVEIEGIGLLSNPVVAE, encoded by the coding sequence ATGCGCATTGCACGGGTAACCAAGGGAGGCCAGATCGGCCTCGCCGCGAGCATTAATGGTGAAATCAGAGTTGTCTGGGACAGTGGCCTAGCCGACCTTGACGCAAAGATCTTCGAGGGAGCACTGGCATCTGCCGGCAAGGTCGCGGCAGGTGGCGAGGTCGTCGATGAGGCTTCGCTGACCTTCCTTCCCCCGGTCACACGACCTTCGAAGATCGTCTGCATGGGCCTGAACTATCGCGACCACGCGGAAGAATCTGGCTTTGACATTCCTGATTTTCCCGTCCTGTTTAGCCGCTTCCCATCCAGCCTTATAGGTCATGGCGCGCCCATTATCCTACCGAAAATCTCCAGCCAGCTTGACTGGGAGGCCGAACTGGCGGTTGTCCTGGCCAAGGGAGGAAAAAACATTTCCGAGGCAAATGCCCTCGATCACGTGGCCGGATACTCGGTTTTCAACGATGCCTCCTTACGTGATTACCAGCTGCGAACGCCGCAATGGACCGCGGGCAAGAACTTTGACGACACCGGCGCTTTTGGCCCGTGGCTGGTCACGCCCGATGAAGTCCCGGCAGGCGCTTCGGGACTGAAGATCGAATGCCGGTTGAATGGCAATGTCATGCAATCGTCCAACACCGGCAATCTGATCTTCACCGTTGCCAGCACGATCGAATTGCTTTCCACATTCATGACCCTCGAAGCAGGCGATGTGCTTGTGATGGGCACCCCCGGCGGTGTTGGAGTGGCACGCAATCCAAAGGTCTGGATGAAGGACGGAGACATTTGCGAAGTGGAAATTGAGGGCATCGGATTGCTGAGTAATCCTGTCGTCGCAGAATGA
- a CDS encoding zinc-binding dehydrogenase, whose translation MKALLLESTDGPEAVRVADVDTPEPVAGQVRVAIKAASMNHREMWISRGLYPGMVTPCTMGCDGAGVVDMIGEGVTGVEIGDEVVLYPGRDWGPNRHAPQAEFGLLGMPLPGTIAEYVCVPAENLAPKPAGMSWEEAAASILTGLTAWRALMFKGQLQPTDTVLISGVGGGVATFGLAYAVALGCKVYVTGESEEVIERAKSMGATDGLLYTDPEWRKKVGPMTGGIDVVLDGAPGPSYANYIRAIKPGARIVIYGSTAGDKFEITATGVFLKSASIVGSQVGDPEDFRNMLEFIDKHNIRPVIEKTFSLAEADKALAYLEKDHKFGKVAITV comes from the coding sequence ATGAAAGCTCTATTGCTCGAATCCACGGATGGTCCAGAAGCCGTTCGCGTAGCGGATGTCGACACGCCGGAACCTGTTGCCGGACAAGTGCGGGTCGCGATCAAGGCGGCGTCGATGAACCACCGGGAAATGTGGATCTCGCGCGGGCTGTACCCCGGGATGGTCACACCTTGCACGATGGGCTGCGATGGAGCCGGCGTCGTCGATATGATCGGCGAAGGCGTCACTGGCGTAGAAATTGGCGACGAAGTCGTGTTGTATCCCGGCCGCGATTGGGGACCAAACCGTCATGCCCCGCAGGCCGAATTCGGACTTCTGGGCATGCCGCTCCCCGGCACCATCGCTGAATATGTCTGCGTTCCGGCCGAAAATCTGGCCCCCAAGCCCGCGGGCATGAGCTGGGAAGAGGCCGCCGCATCGATTCTGACCGGCCTGACGGCATGGCGCGCGCTGATGTTCAAGGGGCAGCTCCAGCCGACCGACACCGTCCTGATCAGCGGCGTCGGCGGCGGCGTAGCGACCTTTGGTCTCGCCTATGCGGTGGCGCTTGGCTGCAAGGTCTATGTCACGGGCGAAAGCGAAGAAGTCATCGAACGCGCCAAGAGCATGGGCGCGACCGACGGCCTGCTCTACACCGATCCCGAATGGCGCAAGAAGGTCGGCCCGATGACCGGCGGCATCGACGTCGTGCTCGATGGCGCGCCCGGACCAAGCTATGCCAATTACATCCGCGCCATAAAACCGGGCGCCCGCATCGTCATCTATGGATCGACGGCAGGCGACAAGTTCGAGATTACTGCAACCGGCGTTTTCCTGAAGAGCGCCAGCATTGTCGGCAGCCAGGTCGGCGATCCCGAAGACTTCCGCAACATGCTGGAATTCATCGACAAGCATAACATCCGGCCCGTGATCGAGAAGACGTTTTCGTTGGCCGAAGCTGACAAGGCTTTGGCCTACCTCGAAAAAGATCACAAGTTCGGCAAGGTGGCGATTACCGTATGA